AATAAAATTTAAATAATAATGCAAAATATAATAAAAAAAATAAGGAATGATTATATGCTTAAACATAAATTTTACGTTGGTCTTATAAACGGAATAATACTAAGTATATTACTATGGACTCTAATTATTATCACAATTAAAATTATCAATACGCTCCATCTTTTTTAAGCACAGCAGGTATAGTCTTAAAGAGAATATTTAAGTCAAGCCATAAATTCCAGTTCATAATATACTGCATATCCATTTTTATTCTTTCTTCATAATCCACGTTATTCCTGCCGCTAACCTGCCACAATCCTGTTACACCAGGCAGTACACGCAAAAGATACTTTCCATGCTCTTTATACATATTTATTTCCTCTAAAACAATCGGTCTTGGACCAACTAAGCTCATATCACCTTTTATGACATTAAAAAGCTGTGGCAATTCATCAAGACTCGTTTTTCTGAGAATTTTCCCTATTTTCGTCATTCTTGGATCATCTTTTAGTTTAAATGTTTCTTCATATTCCTTTTTTAAATCGGGATTCTCAGATAAAATTTTTTCTAATACTTCCTGTGCATTTACCACCATAGTTCTAAATTTATAAACATCAATTAATTTTCCGTTCAATCCAAGCCTCTTATGCCTAAAAAGTATAGGCCCAGGCGAAGTTATTTTTATTAAAATAGAAATCAAGACTAATAATGGCGATAAAATTATTATCAAAAACAACGAAAGCATAAAATCAATCAGTCTTTTTAATCTCGCAGTTGTCCCACTGATTAAAACATCTTTTATTTTTAATATAGGAGTATCTTCTATAAATACAATTTCCACTGGGTAGTTCATCAAATCAACCGCATTTCCTAAAGTATAAATACTTATATATTTTAAAAGACAATAATCAATAATTTCTTCAACATTATCAACTTTGGAAGTAATAATTATCGATTTAACATTATATTCATTAATAATTTTTTTAAAATCCCTAATATCTCCAACGCAATTCAAAAAACTGCTATTCTCGACATGTTTAGATAAAACGCCTAATATTTTAAGTCCAAATACATGTTTTGTATCTATTTCTTTTATTAAATTTTCACTAAAATATTGAATTTCGCCAATTACAATTGTGTTGACTAACCCTTTTCCTTTGCTATATTCTTTCTTTATAAGATATAAGATAAAATATTTACCAGTAACTTGAAATATAAACGATAAGATGATAAAGTACCCTAAAGTTAATCTTGAAAATATAGTATTCTTAATGGAATATGACATTATAATATATAGCGATGTAGAATATATTAATCCTTCAAATATAATACTTATTTGTTCAAATACATTACTAAAATTTTTTTCATACAATCCTTTAAAATATAGCACTAGCAAATCTGTAACCATAATAATTAAGAAAGAATATATATACCATTTAATATCAATATTTTTAAAAATAAAACTAAAGCGCAAAAATAACGAAAAAACAAAGGAAAGTAATAGAGCAAACGCATCTATTACTATATTAAAAGATTTATATCTCATAATATTATACACCTTCACTTTAAGCTAATAATTCAAAATAACTCCTTAAGCCATCTTCCCAATTTCTTAACTCATAGT
This DNA window, taken from Thermoanaerobacterium sp. PSU-2, encodes the following:
- a CDS encoding sugar transferase; the protein is MRYKSFNIVIDAFALLLSFVFSLFLRFSFIFKNIDIKWYIYSFLIIMVTDLLVLYFKGLYEKNFSNVFEQISIIFEGLIYSTSLYIIMSYSIKNTIFSRLTLGYFIILSFIFQVTGKYFILYLIKKEYSKGKGLVNTIVIGEIQYFSENLIKEIDTKHVFGLKILGVLSKHVENSSFLNCVGDIRDFKKIINEYNVKSIIITSKVDNVEEIIDYCLLKYISIYTLGNAVDLMNYPVEIVFIEDTPILKIKDVLISGTTARLKRLIDFMLSLFLIIILSPLLVLISILIKITSPGPILFRHKRLGLNGKLIDVYKFRTMVVNAQEVLEKILSENPDLKKEYEETFKLKDDPRMTKIGKILRKTSLDELPQLFNVIKGDMSLVGPRPIVLEEINMYKEHGKYLLRVLPGVTGLWQVSGRNNVDYEERIKMDMQYIMNWNLWLDLNILFKTIPAVLKKDGAY